AAGGCTCCTGCCTGGCCGTCGTCGGCCCGGAGGGGGGCCTGACCGACGCTGAGGCCGAGGCACTGTGCGCGGCGGGCTTTGCCGCGCGTCATCTCGGGCATTCGGTCCTGCGCCTGGAGACGGCCGCGCTGCTCACGCTGGGCCTCGCCTACCATCACCGCACGCTGGAGTTGCAGCGCGGCCGGGAATAGATTCCGTCCGCAGCCCCGCGCACCGGCAAGGAACGACCACAGTCCATGAAGATAGATCTGGCGCTCAATACTCCACTGGCCGAACGCCTGAGGCCCAAGAGCATCGATGAATTCATCGGCCAGCGCCACCTGCGCGGCAAGCTCACGACCATGGCCGCGGGCGGACGCCTGCCGAGCATGCTGCTCTTCGGCCCCCCGGGCTGCGGCAAGTCCACCATCGCCCTCCTCCTGGCCAAGGCCACCGGCCAGCCCTTCCGCCGCCTCTCCGCGCCCGAGACCGGCCTCGCCGCCCTGCGCAAGGAGATCCAGGGCTTCAAGATCCTCATCCTGGACGAACTGCACCGCTACTCCAAGGCGCAGCAGGACTTCTTCCTGCCCATCCTCGAGTCCGGCGAGCTGACGCTTCTGGCCACGACCACGGAGAACCCCTCCTTTTCGGTCACGCGCCAGCTCCTCTCCAGGCTGCACGTGCTGAAGCTGCGCCCCCTGGACCCCGAGGAGCTGCAGGAGGTGGCCCGGCGGGGAGCCGAGGCCCTGGGCATGGCCCTGGAGGACGAAAGCCTGGCCCTGCTGGCCTCCATGTCCGCGGGCGACGCGCGCACGCTGCTGAACCTCATGGAGTACGCGGCCAAGCTGCCGCCGGAGAAGCTGGCCCCGGCCGAGCTGGCCAAGACCCTGCCCGAGATGATGATCCGCGGGGACAGGGGCGGCGACACGCACTACGAGCTGGCCTCGGCAATGATCAAGTCCATCCGCGGCTCGGACCCGGACGCAGCCCTCTACTACCTGGCCTGCATGCTGGAAGGCGGCGAGGACCCCCGTTTCATCTGCCGCCGCCTGGTCCTCTCGGCCTCCGAGGACGTGGGGCTGGCCGATCCGTACGCCCTGGCCATGGCCGTCAGCGCGCAGCACGCCGTGGAATTCGTGGGCATGCCCGAGGGTTTCATCCCGCTGGCCGAATGCGCCGTCTACCTGGCGCTCGCGCCCAAGAGCAATTCCACCTACGCCGCCTACCTCATGGCCCAGCAGGAGATCCGGCGCGAGGGCCCTCGCCCCGTGCCGCTGCATCTGCGAAACGCCGCCACCAAGCTGCAGAAGGACTGGGGCTACGGTCGGGGCTACAAGTATCCCCACGCCTATCCCGAGGGATGGGCCGACCAGGACTACCTGCCCCAAGAGATCGTGGGAAGGCGGTTCTACCAGCCCAAGGAGCACGGCCTCGAGGCCAAGCTCACCCTTTGGTACCAGAAGATCCAGAAGATGAAGGGCGGGCGCCGCAAGGGCTAGCCCCAGCACTCCTCGTTTCGGGGCGGATGAGGAAGCCAGGGGCGAAGGCGCCGGATCAGGCGTTTCCGCCGTACTGCTTGCGCCATTCGTCCAGGAAGAGAACTGCCGTGTCCAGGGGGTCGAGCTTGCCCTTCTGGCTGCGCACTGCCCAGACCAGGTCGTCGAAGCTGACGTCCCCGGAAAGCCCGAGCCGCTCGCGCAAGGCCGCGAGCTTCGCACGCAGTTCCTCGGGCAGGCCGTCCTCGAGCGAGGCGGCCGACGCCGCGGCGCGGGGCCATTCGGGCAGGCGCCGCGGCAGACGTTCGGCGCAGAATTCCAGCAGACGCCCCATGCGGTGCTCGTAGGTGTGCTCCGTCAGGACGCGCGCCCGCGCCTTCTCCGCCACGGCGCGGCGCTCCTCGCCGCGCGAGAGGTAGTGCCCCACCATCTCCTTCAACTCGTCCAGCGAGGAGAAGCGGACCACTTCGTTTGCGGCGAAGCATTCGTCGAGGAGCGAACGCCTGTCCACGAGCTGGAACGCCCCGCAGGCGGCCAACTCGAAGGTGCGCGGGTTCACGAAATCGCCGTTTGTAACGAGTC
Above is a genomic segment from Desulfovibrio sp. X2 containing:
- a CDS encoding replication-associated recombination protein A is translated as MKIDLALNTPLAERLRPKSIDEFIGQRHLRGKLTTMAAGGRLPSMLLFGPPGCGKSTIALLLAKATGQPFRRLSAPETGLAALRKEIQGFKILILDELHRYSKAQQDFFLPILESGELTLLATTTENPSFSVTRQLLSRLHVLKLRPLDPEELQEVARRGAEALGMALEDESLALLASMSAGDARTLLNLMEYAAKLPPEKLAPAELAKTLPEMMIRGDRGGDTHYELASAMIKSIRGSDPDAALYYLACMLEGGEDPRFICRRLVLSASEDVGLADPYALAMAVSAQHAVEFVGMPEGFIPLAECAVYLALAPKSNSTYAAYLMAQQEIRREGPRPVPLHLRNAATKLQKDWGYGRGYKYPHAYPEGWADQDYLPQEIVGRRFYQPKEHGLEAKLTLWYQKIQKMKGGRRKG